In the Agrococcus beijingensis genome, CGCGACGACGGGCAGGCCGGTCGCCATGGCTTCCATGGTGGCGATCGACTGCAGCTCGGCCGTCGACGGCATCGCGAACACTTCGGCACCACGCAGTCGCTCGCGCAGCTCCTCGTCGGAGACGAAGCCGGTGAGGGTGACGCGGTCGGCGATGTGCAGGTCGCGCGCCATGTGACCGAGCTCATCGATCAGGTCGCCGACGCCGATGATCTCGAGGTGCCAGTCGAGATCCTCGGGCAATTGCGCGACGGCGCGCACGAGGGTGTCGAGCCGCTTCTCGCTCGTGACGCGGCCCACGAAGACGATGTGGCCGTGCTGGCGCTCGGGATTCGGGTGGTACTCGTCCCCCGGCAGCCCGCACGAGATCGCGCGCACGCCGGTCAGGCCGGTCTTGCGCTCGAGGTAGTCGGCGCTGCGCTGCGTCGGCGTCGTGACCACGTCGCAGCGCGCCAGCACGTTCGCCGCGTCGCTCCATGCCCAGTTGACCGCCGAGCCGTGCAGCGCGCGCGGGATGTTCGAGTGGTCCATGAGGTTCTCGAACATCAGGTGGTTGGTGCCCACGACCCTGATGCCGCGCTTGTTCGCCTCGGTCGAGAATGCACGACCGAGCACGATGTGCGACTGGAAGTGCACGACATCCGGACGCAGCGCATCCAGCAACGACGCCGCGTTCGAGTACATGCGCCACGGCTCGGCGAAGCGCAGCCAGTCGTGGCCCGGGTAGAGCATCGAGCGCAGGCGGTGCACCGTGAAGCGCTGCCCCTCGTGCTCCTCGACGTGCGAGCCGTGGCGGTTGCGGCCGAGCGACGACGCCACGACGTGCACCTCGTGCCCGCGAGCGGTGAGGCGGGCGGCGAGCCGGGTGGTGAACTTCGCGGCGCCGTTGACGTCGGGCGCGAAGGTGTCGGTGGCGATCAGGATGCGCAGGGGGCGTTCGTTCATGGGTTCTCCTCGGGCGCGATGTCGGGCGTCCGGATCTGGGGATGGTGCCGGGCGAGCGAGAAGACGCCCGCGACGGCGAGCGCTCCCGCTCCGGCGAAGACGATGATGGCCCACGGCGGCGTGGCCGAGGCCTCGCCGAGCACCGTGACGCCGATGAGCACCGCGATCAGCGGGTCGACGACGGTGAGCCCGGCGATGACGAGGTCGGGCGGGCCCGAGGCGTGCGCGAGCTGCACGGCATAGCTGCCCACGAGCAGCGCGACGAGCAGCGCCACCGCGCAGACGATCGTCAGCCAGTCGAACTGGCTCGAGATGATGCGGTTGATGACGACCTTCGACAGCGTGACCACGAAGCCGTAGAGCACGCCGGCGGCGATGATGTAGAAGATCGCGTTCGCGCGCTTCCGGAAGTACCACCACACGATGCCCACGCCCACGAGCGCGACGACGAGCAGTGACAGCACCGTCAGCAGCTGTCGGTCGTTGATAGGGCGCTCGACGGCGAAGATCGCGGCCACGGTGACGAAGATGCCGATGCCCAGCAGGCAGAGCGTGATCGCGCGGATCGTGCGATGGTCGAGCTTGATGCCGGCGAGCCGCGAGTTGAGGATGGCGGTCACGACCAGCGCGACCGCGCCCAGCGGCTGCACGACGATGAGCGGCGCGAGCGCGAGCGCGCCCAGCTGCAGCACGACGGCGAGCCCGAGCAGCAGCGTGCCGATGAGCCACGCGGGGTTGCGCAGCATCTTGACCAGGGCCGTGCCGCCCAGGTGCGCGCCGCGCTGGTCGCCGCCCTCGAAGTGGCCGACGCCGCGGTGCTGGAACTGCGTGCCGACCGAGAGGAAGATCGCGCCGACGATCGCCACCGGGATGCCGACGGCCTGCAGCGGCGTCAGCGAGATCTCAGCCGCGATGTCGTCGAAGGCGGTGGAGAGCACCTCAAGAACCTACTCGCCTTGGGCGCCGATACCCTGGAGGACATGACTGTTCTGCCCATCTGCATCACCGGTGAGCCGGTGCTGCACCGCGTCGCGGAGCCCGTCGCGACCTTCGACGCTGAGCTCACCACCCTCGTCTCCGACATGTTCGCCACCATGGAGGCCGCCCCCGGCGTCGGCCTCGCCGCGCCCCAGGTGGGGCTCGCGAAGCGGCTGTTCGTCTACGACTGGACCGACGAGGAGGGCGTGCGCACGCGCGGCGTCGCAGTCAACCCCGAGCTGTGGGTCTCGCCGCTGCCCCTCGGCCTGCCCGACGACGACGAGGAGGAGGGCTGCCTCTCGATCCCGGGCGAGCGCTTCGGCCTCAAGCGCGCCGAGCGGGCGATACTCAAGGCGCAGGACGAGCACGGCGAGCACTACGAGCTCGAGGCCTCCGGCTGGCTCGCGCGCATCCTGCAGCACGAGTTCGACCACCTGAACGGCGTGCTCTACGCAGACCGGTTGGATGCGTTCGGCACGAAGGGCGTGCAGAAGGCGATCAAGCGCAACAAGTGGGGCACTGCGGGCCTGAGCTGGATGCCCGGCGAGGACCACCTCGACGACTGAGACCGAGTCCACGCAAGAGAAAAGCCCCGCCGTGAGGCGGGACTTCTCGTGTCGCTCCCCGAGATGGACTCGAACCATCAACCCGCGGAGCACCGCTCCGCGCTAGCCGACATCGTCGGCGTGCCGGAACCGGCCACGCAAGAGAAAAGCCCCGCCGTGAGGCGGGGCTTTTCGTGTCGCTCCCCGAGATGGACTCGAACCATCAACCTGCCGGTTAACAGCCGGCTGCTCTGCCAATTGAGCTATCGAGGATCGCTGCAGGAGCGACGTCAATCATAGCATCCCTGCAAGCTGCCGGTCACATCCGCCGACCACCGGCCGCTCTCGCGCCGCTGCGCCCTCGAGCACCTGACTCCTGCCGACACCTACTCCGCCCGCAGCGCGTTCCGCTCGCGGTCGAGCTCGACGAGCTGCTCGCGCAACCGCTTCGTCGCCTCGGGGTCGGCGCCGATCATGCGCTGCAGCCGGCTCATCAGGTCGGCCTTCTGCCGCAGGATGTCGCGGTCGATGAGCCCGCCGACGACCCCGCGCACGTAGCGCGTGACGTCCTTCGCGGGGATCGGCGACATCGCGAGCGTGCGCACCAGCGGCACCAGCTCGGTCGGCACCGCTGCGGCGACGCGCTCCGAGAAGTCGCTCGCCTCGATCGCGTCGAGCGAGGTCAGGATCCCGTCGCGCACGACCGCCAGCGACGGGTTCGCGACGTAGGCGGTCGCGCCGCGCACCGCGAGGTCGCGCCCGATCACCGCGGGCTGCTGCAGCAGCGCCGCCATCGCGTCGCGCTCGAGCCGCGACGCCGGGTCGCGCTCGAGCTGCCGCAGCGCGACATCCGCGGGCGGATGCGTCGGCACGGGCGGCTGCGCACCCGGCTGTCCCTGCCTGGTCGCGCCCGCACCGCCCTGCGACTCGGGCCTGGGCAGCGGCCCGGCCTGCCGCACCGCCTGGCGCACGTCGTCGGGGCTGACGCCGAGCCAGCCGGCGACCGTGCGCACGTAGCCGTCGGCGAGCGCCCGGTCGCGGATCGACTGCAGCACCGGCGCGGCCCGCCGCATGGCGGCCACGCGGCCCTCGACGGTCTCGAGGTCGTGCTCGGCGACGATGCGCCGCAGCATGAACTCGAACAGCGGCCGCCGCTGCTGGATCAGCCGCCGCACGGCGTCGTCGCCGCGCTCGAGCCGCAGGTCGCACGGGTCGAGCCCCTCGGGCGGCACCGCGACGAACGTCTGGGCCGCGAAGCGCTGCTCCTCGGCGAACGTGCGCACGGCCGCCTGCTGGCCGGCCTCGTCGGGGTCGAAGGTGAAGATCACGCGGCCGAGCGAGCGCGTGTCGGTGGTCGACACATCGCCGAGCACGCGGCGCAGCACCTTGATGTGGTCGATGCCGAACGCGGTGCCGCAGGTGGCGACCGCGGTCGTGACCCCCGCGAGGTGGCAGGCCATCACATCCGTGTACCCCTCGACCACGACGGCCTCGTGGCCTCGCGCGATGTCGCGCTTGGCGAGGTCGAGCCCGTAGAGCACCTGGCTCTTGCGGAAGATCGGCGTCTCGGGCGAGTTGAGGTACTTCGGGCCCTTGTCGTCGTCGGAGAGCCGCCGCGCGCCGAAGCCGACGGTGGCGCCTGCGACGTCGCGGATCGGCCACATCAGCCGCCCGCGGAACCGGTCGTAGCTGCCGCGCTGCCCCTCGCTGAGGAGTCCTGCGCCCAGCAGCTCGGCCTCGGTGAAGCCGCGACCGCGCAGGTGCTGCTTGAGGGCCTCGAACGACTGCGGCGCGAAGCCGACGCCGAAGCGCTCGGCCGCGGCCAGGTCGAAGCCGCGCTCGCCCAGGAAGCGCTGGCCGAGCGCCGCGGCGGGCGTCGTCAGCTGCTCCTGGAAGTACGTCTCCGCGGCCCGGCTCGCCTCGAGCAGCCGCAGTCGGCCGCTGGTCTCCTCCTGCGGCTTGCCGTCCTCGTAGTGCAGCGTGTAGCCGAGCTGCGAGGCGAAGCGCTCGACGGTCTCCTGGAACGACGTGTGGTCCATCGCCATGACGAACTGGAAGGCGTCGCCATCCTCGCCGCAGCCGAAGCAGTGGTAGCGGCCGACGGCCGGCCGCACATGGAACGAGGGCGAGCGCTCGTCGTGGAACGGGCAGAGCCCCTTCATGCTGCCGACGCCGGCGCTCTTCAGCGTGACGTGATCGCCGACGACGTCGACGATCGAGATGCGCGATCGCAGCTCGTCGATGTCGCTGCGCCGGATCCGCCCCGCCACGGTGCTCAGTCCCCCACGTTGCGCTCGTGCCAGGCGAGAGCGCCGCGGTCGGTGAGGCTCGCCACCTGGTCGACGACCACGCGGGCGCGGCCTGCGTCGTCGCGCGCGGCCGCCCAGTCCTCGGCGTAGGCAGGGTCGAGCGCCGAGGGGCCGACGCGCAGCAGCGCGTCGCACAGCTCCTGCAGGATCCGCCGCTGGCTGGCGTAGATCGGCTGCCGCCGCTCGGCCAGGATGAAGCTCGCCGCCGTGCCCTTCAGCACCGCGATCTCGGCGCGCACCTCGCGCGGCACCTCGACGGTGCCGCCGAAGCGCGCGAGCGGCCCCTCGTGCCCCTCGCGCGTGCGCCGGGTGGCGGCGTTCGCGAACCGCCCGATCAGCTTCGACGTGAGGTTCTTGAGCTTCGCGTGGTCGGCCCGCGACGCGTCGAACGAGCGCAGCCAGGTCTCGAGGTCGTCGAGCCGGTCGAAGGCCTCGAGCAGCTCGTCGCGGGTGAACTCCGGCCCCACCCAGGTGAGCATGGTCGAGACGAGCTCGTCGTGGCCGACGCGGCTGGCGAGCTTCGCGGCGTCGACGTAGCCGCCGACCACCGCGTCCTCGAAGTCGTGCACCGAGTAGGCGATGTCGTCGGCGAGGTCCATCACCTGCGCCTCGATCGACGGCCGCCCCTCGGGCGCGCCCTCGCGCACCCACTCGAACGCCGCCCGGTCGTCGGCGTAGAAGCCGAACTTCACACGACCGGATGCGTCGTGGACGTCGGAGCTCTGCGGCCACGGGTACTTGCAGGCGGCGTCGACGGATGCGCGGGTCAGGTTGAGGCCGTACGGCTGGTCGCGGATCACCTTCGGCTCGAGGCGCGTGATCACGCGCAGGGTCTGCGCGTTGCCCTCGAAGCCGCCGATGCCCTGGGCCCACTCGTTGAGGCCCTTCTCGCCGTTGTGGCCGAAGGGCGGGTGCCCGATGTCGTGAGCGAGGCAGGCGGTGTCGACCACGTCGTGGTCGAGGCCCAGCTCTGCGGCGATCTCGCGGCCGATCTGCGCCACCTCGAGCGAGTGCGTGAGCCGGGTGCGGGAGTCGTCGAAGCCCATGGTGGGCGAGAGCACCTGCGTCTTCTGGCCGAGCCGGCGGAAGGCGCTCGAGTGCAGCAGCCGCGCGCGGTCGCGCGCGAAGTCGGTGCGCGACGACGTGTGGTGCTCGGGCAGGCGGCGCTCGACGTCGTGCTCGCCGTAGCCGCTCGCCTCAGCCGCCACGGGTGTCGCTCTCGTCCTCGATGAGCGCCTCGCGCTGCGCGGGCGTCAGCTCGGGGCTGTCGAGCCAGCCGTCGGGCAGCGCGGGCCTGCGGGGGCGGCCCGAGCGGCCGCGCTGGCCCTCGATGCCCTCGGCGATGTACGGCACCGAGCGGTCGAGCTGGCCGAGCAGGTCGTCGAGGTGCGCGAGCGACTCGACCGCGGCGAGCGCGCGCCGGGCGTCCCCGCCGACCGGGTAGCCCTTGAAGTACCAGGCGACGTGCTTGCGGATGTCGCGGCAGGCGCGATCCTCCTCGCCGAAGAACTCGACCAGCAGCTCTGCGTGGCGACGGAACGCATCCGCCACCTCGCCGAGCCCGGGCCGGTGCCGCTCGTCGCTGCCCGAGAACGCGGCCGCGAGGTCGCCGAAGAGCCAGGGCCGGCCGAGGCAGCCGCGGCCCACGACCACGCCGTCGACGCCGGTCTCGGCGACCATGCGCAGGGCGTCCTCCGCCTGCCAGATGTCGCCGTTGCCGAGCACGGGGATCGAGGTGACGGCCTCCTTCAGCCTGGCGATCGCCGACCAGTCGGCCTTGCCCGAGTAGTGCTGCGCCGCCGTGCGGCCGTGCAGCGCCACGGCGGCGACGCCGGCGTCCTCAGCAGTGCGACCCGCGTCGAGGTAGGTGAGGTGCTCGTCGTCGATGCCGATGCGCATCTTCACGGTGACGGGGATGTCGCCGGCACGCTCGACCGCACGGCGCACGATGCTCTCGAACAGCTCGCGCTTCCAGGGCAGTGCGCTGCCGCCGCCGCGCCGGGTGACCTTCGGCACCGGGCAGCCGAAGTTGAGGTCGATGTGGTCGGCGTGGTCCTCGTCGACGAGGATGCCGACGGCCGCCTCGACCGTCTTCGGGTCGACGCCGTAGAGCTGCACCGAGCGCCGCTCCTCCGACGGGTGGTGGCTGATGAGCCGCATCGTCTCGGGGGTGCGCTCGACGAGCGCGCGCGACGTGATCATCTCGCTGACGTACAGGCCCGCGCCGTACTCGCGGCAGAGCCGGCGGTAGGCGGTGTTCGTGATGCCCGCCATGGGCGCGAGCACGACCGGCGCGTCGAGGGCGATGGGCCCGATCGACAGCGCCGGCGTGGTGCTCATTGGAGTGCTCACGCTCCGCGGAGCCCCTGCGCCC is a window encoding:
- the dusB gene encoding tRNA dihydrouridine synthase DusB codes for the protein MSTTPALSIGPIALDAPVVLAPMAGITNTAYRRLCREYGAGLYVSEMITSRALVERTPETMRLISHHPSEERRSVQLYGVDPKTVEAAVGILVDEDHADHIDLNFGCPVPKVTRRGGGSALPWKRELFESIVRRAVERAGDIPVTVKMRIGIDDEHLTYLDAGRTAEDAGVAAVALHGRTAAQHYSGKADWSAIARLKEAVTSIPVLGNGDIWQAEDALRMVAETGVDGVVVGRGCLGRPWLFGDLAAAFSGSDERHRPGLGEVADAFRRHAELLVEFFGEEDRACRDIRKHVAWYFKGYPVGGDARRALAAVESLAHLDDLLGQLDRSVPYIAEGIEGQRGRSGRPRRPALPDGWLDSPELTPAQREALIEDESDTRGG
- a CDS encoding glycosyltransferase, giving the protein MNERPLRILIATDTFAPDVNGAAKFTTRLAARLTARGHEVHVVASSLGRNRHGSHVEEHEGQRFTVHRLRSMLYPGHDWLRFAEPWRMYSNAASLLDALRPDVVHFQSHIVLGRAFSTEANKRGIRVVGTNHLMFENLMDHSNIPRALHGSAVNWAWSDAANVLARCDVVTTPTQRSADYLERKTGLTGVRAISCGLPGDEYHPNPERQHGHIVFVGRVTSEKRLDTLVRAVAQLPEDLDWHLEIIGVGDLIDELGHMARDLHIADRVTLTGFVSDEELRERLRGAEVFAMPSTAELQSIATMEAMATGLPVVAADAMALPHLVRDGENGYLFRPDDSADLAEKLELVLRSSDEEYAAMQRRSLELVAPHDIEATITAFERIYRGQSAE
- a CDS encoding deoxyguanosinetriphosphate triphosphohydrolase yields the protein MAAEASGYGEHDVERRLPEHHTSSRTDFARDRARLLHSSAFRRLGQKTQVLSPTMGFDDSRTRLTHSLEVAQIGREIAAELGLDHDVVDTACLAHDIGHPPFGHNGEKGLNEWAQGIGGFEGNAQTLRVITRLEPKVIRDQPYGLNLTRASVDAACKYPWPQSSDVHDASGRVKFGFYADDRAAFEWVREGAPEGRPSIEAQVMDLADDIAYSVHDFEDAVVGGYVDAAKLASRVGHDELVSTMLTWVGPEFTRDELLEAFDRLDDLETWLRSFDASRADHAKLKNLTSKLIGRFANAATRRTREGHEGPLARFGGTVEVPREVRAEIAVLKGTAASFILAERRQPIYASQRRILQELCDALLRVGPSALDPAYAEDWAAARDDAGRARVVVDQVASLTDRGALAWHERNVGD
- the def gene encoding peptide deformylase, encoding MTVLPICITGEPVLHRVAEPVATFDAELTTLVSDMFATMEAAPGVGLAAPQVGLAKRLFVYDWTDEEGVRTRGVAVNPELWVSPLPLGLPDDDEEEGCLSIPGERFGLKRAERAILKAQDEHGEHYELEASGWLARILQHEFDHLNGVLYADRLDAFGTKGVQKAIKRNKWGTAGLSWMPGEDHLDD
- a CDS encoding DMT family transporter is translated as MLSTAFDDIAAEISLTPLQAVGIPVAIVGAIFLSVGTQFQHRGVGHFEGGDQRGAHLGGTALVKMLRNPAWLIGTLLLGLAVVLQLGALALAPLIVVQPLGAVALVVTAILNSRLAGIKLDHRTIRAITLCLLGIGIFVTVAAIFAVERPINDRQLLTVLSLLVVALVGVGIVWWYFRKRANAIFYIIAAGVLYGFVVTLSKVVINRIISSQFDWLTIVCAVALLVALLVGSYAVQLAHASGPPDLVIAGLTVVDPLIAVLIGVTVLGEASATPPWAIIVFAGAGALAVAGVFSLARHHPQIRTPDIAPEENP
- the dnaG gene encoding DNA primase — its product is MAGRIRRSDIDELRSRISIVDVVGDHVTLKSAGVGSMKGLCPFHDERSPSFHVRPAVGRYHCFGCGEDGDAFQFVMAMDHTSFQETVERFASQLGYTLHYEDGKPQEETSGRLRLLEASRAAETYFQEQLTTPAAALGQRFLGERGFDLAAAERFGVGFAPQSFEALKQHLRGRGFTEAELLGAGLLSEGQRGSYDRFRGRLMWPIRDVAGATVGFGARRLSDDDKGPKYLNSPETPIFRKSQVLYGLDLAKRDIARGHEAVVVEGYTDVMACHLAGVTTAVATCGTAFGIDHIKVLRRVLGDVSTTDTRSLGRVIFTFDPDEAGQQAAVRTFAEEQRFAAQTFVAVPPEGLDPCDLRLERGDDAVRRLIQQRRPLFEFMLRRIVAEHDLETVEGRVAAMRRAAPVLQSIRDRALADGYVRTVAGWLGVSPDDVRQAVRQAGPLPRPESQGGAGATRQGQPGAQPPVPTHPPADVALRQLERDPASRLERDAMAALLQQPAVIGRDLAVRGATAYVANPSLAVVRDGILTSLDAIEASDFSERVAAAVPTELVPLVRTLAMSPIPAKDVTRYVRGVVGGLIDRDILRQKADLMSRLQRMIGADPEATKRLREQLVELDRERNALRAE